The sequence AAATCACCTTGTGGCCGATGGCCTCGACAATCACCACCTCCAGCCCTTATTCCCCTCCTGGTCTTAGGGCCCACCTTTCCTGTCTTCTGGTAATTTCCTCCATGCCACAGCATGTCCCAGTCTGAAGTCACCCTCTCCTGCTGGCATCCACCTTGATCCAACCTGCATTCCCAAACCCAGTGATGGCACCTGTAGCTACCCCAGCACCCAGGCCACAAACCAGGCAGTCAgcctcacctcctccctctctccaacCCACTCATCCAATCAGCCACCACTCCTGAGGATCTCACCTCTTAAAAATATCAGTTTCAcctgtttctctccatctttgagGATACTGACCTAAttcagtttctctttctctctcaccagaTTCCTGCAGCACCCTCCTCATCCTCACTGCCCCCCTGCCTTTAGTATGGTAGTGCATGGAGCCGGACTGCCTggattcaagtcctggctctgccacttcatAGCTGTGCAACGTTGGCTGGGTACATTAACCTCTCTGGACCtacattttctgtaaaatgggcatcatAATAGTGCCTTCCTCAGAAATGACCATGTTTATGAGTTAACACATGTAGAGCACCCAGCCTGGCACTCAGTAAATCTTGGCTATTAGTGTCATTCTTTCCAATCCACCATTCACTCAGCAGCCAGAGATAATCTGACCAGGTCATGCCCACTTAATCCTCCACAGGGGCTCCCCACTTCTCAGAAGCCCTGCTCCTAAGGCTCTGCCAATCTGTCTTCTTTTCACATCATATTGACTCTTGAACACACCTAGGCTTATGCccataatcctggcactttgggaggccaaggcaggaaaatcccttgagcccaggagtttgagagggagaccccatctcaaataaataagtaaacaaacaaacaaacacctgaCAAATCTTGCCTCTGAGCCTTTGTTTATGCTGTTCCCTGTGCCTAAGCACTCTTCCCCATCAATTTCCATCACAAGCACCTGCTCCAGTGCTACCTCCTCTAAAAATCCTCCCCAGAACCCTCCACACAGAACGACTCTGATTCTTGCTCTCCGTGTCcccagtcctttttttttccctagggaCGAGTATGTGTTCCTTGTGTCTCACTCATTTCAGAATTCCCAGAATTCAGTGCAGATCCTAGCTCCACCCCACTTCCCCCAGCAAGGGCTTCACAGAATCAAGCTGAATGCCAGCACTTCTGGGCCTCCTAGGGCCAGAGCTCCTCAGCCCAGAGGGTGCGTCAGCTCTGGGCATATCTGAAGGAGGGCCTGAAACTGTAGGGTGTGCTCTCTGCCCACCTCAGTTCCTGAATTTCCTCCATTAAGCAGCCCCCTCCTCTGagtctggggtgggggtggaggctgAGGGCAGTGTTATGTGCAGGGCTACCCAGGCATGGGGGCTCCCCAAGGCAGCTGAGGGCAAGGAGATGGCTCCAGGCCTTAGCCAAAGCCCTGCCACCGTCTATCATGAGGGCTAAAAACACAACCCAGTGGTCCTAGTGGCCTCTGGGGTTCAGGGAAGGTAGCGTGGAGGACAAGGCcaaacccccaccccccacaccttCCCCTTGCACCCTGGAGTTCAGGGCCTTTGTTTCGGCCTCTGTTCTGCCAGGGTTGGCTCTGACTTTGGGCCAAAGCTTCCCCTCTCAGGGTCTGGGTCTCCTTCATCACAAGAAAGACCCTCTCCAGCTCCATCATGTTCTAAATGCTGACTCTATATGGTGTCAGGGTACAGAGAATCAGGGGACAGGAAGACTAAGGGGTGAGAGTGCACTGGAATGTGGGAGGTAGGAGAAATTTTTACTGCCTTAAGCACATTCCTGCCTATCCCTGCTCCCTTCTTTGCCCATACACACAGAGGCTGGCCACACCagagaacagaaaaggaaaaagtttatTGAAAACTATATACAGTTGGTCCAGCTCCTACCATGGGCTGCAATCTCAGCCAGTCCCTCCCACACCTTAGGCAGTGTCTTGGCCCCTCATGGGGAGGGATGGGGCTAGGCCTAGGGCCCAGACTCCCTTGGGTGGCTTGGCAGCTGGAGCCCACCGTGGATCTTTGTAAATTTACAACTCTAAATGGCCTGAAGGTAGTGGGCAGGGGACAGGGAATGGATCCCTGCCTGATCTAGTCACAGCCTTGATAGGGGAACACTATTCTGAAACTTGGGCCCAAGTAGGGCCCAGCTAAGTTGTCCGGAAGTCCTGACTGCTCCTCTCACAGGCCTTCCTAGACGTGGAGGCAAACAGCCTCCCTACGACCCCACCCCATGTAGCAGGCCGCATGGGCTTCATGGGCTTGACTGGGGACACCAGGTACCCTTCCTCCCAACATTGACTCAGGGTCCGGAGCTCCTGGAGAACTCCCCAAGCAGAGGACTTGGGGTTGAGGGGTGAGCGTTGGGGAGGTCACAGCTCCCAGCCCAGAACTGGAGCCTCCTGGGGTCAGGGCAGCCGTGGGGTCAGGGTGTCCCGCTGTAGGAATAGTCTGCTTTATTGTGCATCACCAGCCGGTCATCCACGAAGTAGAAGCTGTCAGACTGGGTCTCATACGGGTGGCGGATCATCTCGCTGACTGCAAGAGAGGCCCAGCCAGGCCGGGcaaaggtcaggagcttgagtcCCGCCACTGCAGGGGCTTCAGGACTGGGGTACAGGGACAGCCAAACAGCCTGAAATATCCCCAGCCTCTTTCTCTACGGATGATATGGGAATGGTGGCAGACACAGAAGAGCCCCAGGGTGGGGAGAAATGGGATCAGACCCACAAGTCCCTCTCCCTCCCGCAGCTCAGTCTCTAGACGCCCCCACTTCCCCACTCCCAGAAGACCCTGCCCGCGCACTCAGCTCCTCGGAGAGAGGGGGGAAGTCGTAAATGTGCTCGCAGGTGTTCTTGCTGCTGGGGATGCAGAAGCCAAAGTGGAAGTCGAAGCTTTTGAGTAGCTGGTTGCGGAAGTAGTGCCTCTCGATCATGCGGAAGTTGTTGACAGGCTTGTCTCCCACTGTGAACTCCACCCTGAGCAAGAAAAGGAGGCAGGGCTAAGTCTGTCCTTGAAGTCAACTAGCCAGCCAGGCTCAGGACAGGCCACCCCTACGAGAGGCTGAGAAGGGCCCACTCACAccctctccctcacccccaccaccacccataGCCCAGCGACTCACGTGGCTCCCACCTGCCTCAGGCGGAGGAAGGCAGGCGTGAACTGGTAGCGGACAAAGCGCCCAGCATTGGGGTCCAGGTCCCGCCGGTTGATGGGCAACCGTTCTGCAATGTACCCCAGCTGGGGCTCAGTGGGCTTCAGGCTGGGCCCTTGTCCACCCAGGGTTCTACCCTTGGGTCCCCatctatctgattttttttaaactccccAAGAAATTCCGGGGCACACTGAGGGCTCAGACCATTGGCCAAATAGTGCCACC comes from Homo sapiens chromosome 17, GRCh38.p14 Primary Assembly and encodes:
- the UNC119 gene encoding protein unc-119 homolog A isoform c (isoform c is encoded by transcript variant 3) — protein: MDSGTVLFEIKKPPVSERLPINRRDLDPNAGRFVRYQFTPAFLRLRQVGATVEFTVGDKPVNNFRMIERHYFRNQLLKSFDFHFGFCIPSSKNTCEHIYDFPPLSEELISEMIRHPYETQSDSFYFVDDRLVMHNKADYSYSGTP
- the UNC119 gene encoding protein unc-119 homolog A isoform a (isoform a is encoded by transcript variant 1); amino-acid sequence: MKVKKGGGGAGTATESAPGPSGQSVAPIPQPPAESESGSESEPDAGPGPRPGPLQRKQPIGPEDVLGLQRITGDYLCSPEENIYKIDFVRFKIRDMDSGTVLFEIKKPPVSERLPINRRDLDPNAGRFVRYQFTPAFLRLRQVGATVEFTVGDKPVNNFRMIERHYFRNQLLKSFDFHFGFCIPSSKNTCEHIYDFPPLSEELISEMIRHPYETQSDSFYFVDDRLVMHNKADYSYSGTP